From a region of the Tateyamaria omphalii genome:
- a CDS encoding prephenate dehydratase, producing MSIRIAFQGDLGAYGHEAVLKARPDATPVPCHAFEDVIAAVRARDADMAMLPVENTTYGRVADIHRLLPQSGLHIVDEAFVRVRIALMAMPGQTLDDISLVRAHPVLIPQARAYLDAHGIHAEAAPDSAGAAAAIAQAEERGVGALASSVAADIYGLNVLAQDIEDQGHNTTRFLLMAPDMDLTRRGETMITTFVFEVRNIPAALYKAMGGFATNGVNMTKLESYMVGGAFTATQFYADVEGHPDDPGVARALEELDYFTNRLDVLGVYPAAAGRD from the coding sequence ATGTCGATACGGATTGCGTTCCAGGGGGATTTGGGCGCTTACGGCCATGAGGCCGTTTTGAAAGCAAGGCCGGACGCCACCCCGGTGCCCTGCCACGCATTCGAAGATGTGATCGCTGCCGTGCGCGCGCGTGATGCCGACATGGCCATGCTGCCGGTCGAAAACACGACCTATGGTCGCGTGGCCGATATTCACCGGCTGCTGCCGCAAAGCGGACTGCACATCGTGGACGAAGCATTTGTCCGGGTGCGCATCGCGCTGATGGCGATGCCGGGTCAGACGCTGGATGACATTTCGCTGGTGCGCGCCCACCCGGTGCTGATCCCGCAGGCGCGGGCCTACCTGGATGCGCACGGCATTCATGCCGAGGCCGCACCGGACAGCGCCGGGGCCGCCGCTGCCATCGCGCAGGCCGAAGAACGGGGCGTCGGTGCCCTCGCCTCCTCTGTCGCGGCAGACATCTATGGGCTGAACGTTCTTGCACAGGACATCGAGGATCAGGGCCACAACACCACCCGTTTTCTGCTCATGGCGCCCGACATGGATCTGACGCGCCGCGGCGAGACGATGATCACGACCTTTGTGTTTGAAGTGCGCAACATCCCCGCCGCGCTGTACAAGGCGATGGGTGGTTTTGCCACGAACGGGGTCAACATGACCAAGCTGGAAAGCTATATGGTCGGTGGCGCGTTCACGGCCACGCAGTTTTACGCCGACGTTGAGGGGCACCCGGATGATCCCGGTGTGGCCCGCGCGCTGGAAGAACTGGACTATTTCACCAACCGTCTGGATGTTCTTGGCGTGTATCCTGCGGCAGCGGGACGGGACTGA
- a CDS encoding SRPBCC family protein, translating into MKFSGREDVAAPIDAVFEALNDFESFERQAMRRGAEVRRIDPLTQPGVGMQWDVSFKMRGRTREMSVKMARYDDPNEMIFDVKSAGVTGTFSIELMALSRSRTRMALALELTPLTLSARLFVQSLKLAKASLNKRFKLRLAEYAKGLEDRLQRSA; encoded by the coding sequence ATGAAATTCTCGGGCCGGGAAGACGTGGCAGCACCGATTGACGCTGTGTTCGAAGCGCTCAACGACTTCGAAAGTTTCGAACGGCAAGCGATGCGTCGCGGTGCCGAGGTCCGACGGATCGACCCGCTGACGCAGCCGGGCGTCGGCATGCAGTGGGATGTGTCCTTCAAGATGCGCGGGCGCACGCGGGAAATGAGCGTGAAGATGGCCCGCTACGACGATCCGAATGAAATGATCTTTGATGTGAAATCTGCCGGTGTGACCGGCACGTTTTCCATTGAGCTTATGGCGCTGTCGCGCAGCCGCACCCGCATGGCTCTCGCGCTGGAGTTGACGCCGCTGACCTTGTCGGCCCGCCTGTTTGTGCAGTCGCTCAAGCTGGCCAAGGCATCGCTGAACAAGCGCTTCAAGTTGCGGTTGGCCGAATACGCCAAGGGGCTCGAAGACCGCTTGCAGCGCAGCGCGTGA
- the nudC gene encoding NAD(+) diphosphatase, with the protein MKHAETVTFGGSNLDRAAEMRGVAEAIARAKADPSARAILMWRGKPLIHRTRPAALMRLPMDHPACADANADTAIFLGREDGSPRFALDLSEWEPDHLDPSKLGGFLDPTEQRHPSCKEDEVFAELRRVMTWLSPRDAELAATTRAVFSWHDTHGFCAKCGAASTMTQAGWQRTCPACGAHHFPRTDPVVIMLITRGNSVLMGRSPGWPAGMYSLLAGFVEPGETLEAAVRREVFEEAGVKVGAVEYLSSQPWPFPASLMFGCRGSALTEDITIDPNEIEDAIWVTREKMLSIFAGEHATILPARKGAIAHFLLENWLADTLD; encoded by the coding sequence ATGAAACACGCGGAAACGGTCACCTTCGGGGGATCAAACCTGGACCGTGCTGCTGAAATGCGGGGCGTTGCCGAGGCGATTGCCAGAGCCAAGGCCGACCCGTCCGCGCGCGCCATTCTGATGTGGCGCGGCAAGCCGTTGATCCATCGGACCCGGCCCGCCGCTTTGATGCGCCTGCCCATGGACCACCCGGCCTGTGCGGACGCCAATGCCGACACGGCCATCTTTCTTGGTCGCGAGGATGGCAGTCCGCGCTTTGCTCTGGATCTGTCCGAATGGGAGCCGGACCACCTTGATCCGTCCAAGTTGGGCGGCTTTCTCGACCCGACCGAGCAACGCCATCCATCATGCAAGGAGGATGAGGTTTTTGCCGAATTGCGCCGGGTCATGACCTGGCTGTCACCGCGCGATGCAGAGCTGGCAGCTACGACGCGCGCCGTGTTCAGCTGGCACGACACGCACGGTTTCTGTGCCAAATGCGGCGCCGCATCGACGATGACGCAGGCAGGATGGCAGCGGACATGCCCGGCGTGTGGCGCGCACCACTTCCCCCGAACCGATCCCGTTGTCATCATGCTGATCACCCGTGGCAATTCGGTGCTGATGGGCCGCTCACCCGGTTGGCCGGCGGGGATGTATTCCCTGCTTGCCGGTTTTGTCGAACCCGGCGAAACGCTCGAGGCCGCCGTGCGCCGCGAGGTGTTTGAGGAGGCAGGGGTCAAGGTCGGCGCCGTCGAATACCTGTCCAGCCAACCCTGGCCGTTCCCGGCCTCGCTCATGTTTGGCTGTCGCGGGTCGGCGCTGACAGAGGACATTACCATCGACCCGAATGAAATCGAGGATGCAATCTGGGTCACGCGGGAAAAGATGCTTTCGATTTTCGCAGGCGAGCACGCGACAATCCTGCCAGCCCGGAAAGGCGCAATTGCACATTTTTTGCTTGAGAACTGGCTTGCGGACACGCTTGATTGA
- a CDS encoding 5'-nucleotidase C-terminal domain-containing protein, whose amino-acid sequence MTLPSAQLRIAATSDVHMHLTGWDALHDAPVSGRGMDRLATIIRHERASAPGGWVLLDNGDALQGTPMGDICVRRIDAHPWPAVLNALEYDAVGLGNHDFDFGLPFMDAVMAQVTCPVLCANAFAAEMTSTTAHTVLERNLPCSDGQIRPLRIGVTSVLPPQTGVWNRRCLEGSVRFEGGVQAVRSAVHELRDAGAHLVIVLCHSGLTDGIDSTGENFAAAIASDVHGVDAMILGHTHLRFPGPDHAGFATADASGGTLSGVPAVMPAYAGVELGLIDLDLVHDGAWRIASHVVQRRGIERETAPDAQVAGITQPVVAATQAHLNTPVAHTSERLHSWFSMLRPSRVEALVARALSATIERAVADTDLANLPLLASVAPAALGGRSGPGNFVDIPPGPFCERHVSMLCPYPNTVWAAVLTGAEIWDWIDRSLVFFGDDNDKSTTLVNPDAPAFNFDMLYGIEAEVDPYTPSAFDVTGHRVRRNATRVRRLCHKGCDVDPRARFVLAMTSYRGAGGGNFPGIGPNTRTVRTDVELRDALRAVVSCHDPLPAGSNAASWQFAGTAQKRRIIHTAPAAADHLSDIAAFEPSALGLNDNGFLQVEVTI is encoded by the coding sequence ATGACGTTGCCCAGTGCCCAGCTGCGTATTGCAGCGACATCTGATGTTCACATGCACCTGACAGGGTGGGATGCGTTGCACGATGCGCCCGTAAGTGGACGGGGCATGGATCGCCTTGCCACCATCATACGCCATGAACGCGCGAGCGCGCCCGGTGGTTGGGTGCTGCTGGACAACGGTGACGCGCTGCAGGGCACACCGATGGGCGACATCTGTGTACGTCGGATCGACGCGCATCCCTGGCCTGCCGTTCTCAATGCCCTTGAGTACGATGCAGTTGGCCTGGGCAACCACGATTTCGACTTTGGCCTGCCATTCATGGATGCCGTCATGGCGCAAGTGACCTGCCCTGTCCTGTGCGCGAATGCGTTTGCTGCCGAGATGACAAGCACCACCGCTCACACGGTGCTGGAGCGCAATTTGCCGTGCTCAGATGGGCAGATCAGGCCGCTGCGCATTGGTGTGACGTCCGTGCTGCCCCCGCAAACGGGCGTCTGGAACAGGCGCTGCCTCGAGGGATCTGTGCGGTTTGAAGGGGGGGTGCAGGCGGTACGTTCTGCAGTTCACGAGTTGCGGGACGCGGGCGCGCATTTGGTGATCGTGTTGTGCCATAGCGGTTTGACGGATGGCATAGATTCCACGGGCGAGAACTTTGCCGCCGCCATCGCCTCGGATGTGCATGGCGTGGACGCGATGATCCTTGGACACACGCATTTGCGCTTTCCCGGTCCCGACCACGCAGGGTTCGCCACCGCGGATGCCTCGGGCGGGACGCTCAGCGGCGTTCCGGCAGTCATGCCCGCATATGCGGGTGTGGAGCTTGGCCTGATTGACCTTGATCTTGTTCATGACGGCGCTTGGCGTATCGCATCTCATGTCGTGCAACGCCGTGGAATCGAACGGGAAACGGCACCAGATGCACAGGTGGCGGGGATCACACAACCAGTTGTCGCTGCGACCCAGGCACACCTCAATACACCTGTTGCCCATACCTCAGAACGCCTGCACAGCTGGTTCTCTATGTTGCGCCCATCCCGCGTCGAGGCGTTGGTGGCACGTGCATTGTCTGCAACGATTGAAAGGGCGGTAGCAGATACGGACCTGGCCAACCTACCGCTGCTGGCCAGTGTCGCGCCCGCTGCGTTGGGCGGGCGTTCCGGACCGGGCAATTTTGTCGATATCCCGCCTGGGCCCTTCTGCGAACGGCATGTTTCCATGCTGTGCCCTTATCCAAACACGGTTTGGGCGGCGGTCCTGACCGGAGCGGAGATCTGGGATTGGATCGACCGAAGCCTCGTGTTTTTTGGCGATGACAACGACAAAAGCACAACCCTGGTCAATCCGGATGCCCCCGCGTTCAACTTCGACATGTTGTACGGGATCGAGGCGGAGGTGGACCCCTATACGCCTTCTGCCTTTGACGTCACCGGGCACCGCGTGCGCCGCAATGCAACGCGCGTGCGTCGCCTGTGCCACAAGGGCTGCGACGTGGATCCCCGTGCGCGCTTCGTACTTGCCATGACCAGCTACCGCGGCGCGGGGGGCGGAAACTTTCCCGGCATCGGTCCAAACACGCGCACGGTCCGCACCGATGTGGAATTGCGCGATGCCTTGCGGGCAGTGGTGTCATGCCACGATCCCTTACCGGCCGGCAGCAACGCCGCGTCCTGGCAGTTCGCTGGCACGGCGCAAAAGCGGCGGATCATTCACACCGCACCCGCTGCCGCTGACCATCTGTCTGACATTGCCGCGTTCGAGCCAAGCGCCCTTGGACTGAACGACAATGGCTTCTTGCAGGTCGAAGTGACCATATAA
- a CDS encoding alpha/beta hydrolase family protein, whose translation MLDANPVQRPVMERSLAFKTEDGAELVGRLYRPSQRPFAAVVLNSATGVPQTFYTHFARWLAAERGMAVLTYDYRGMGRSFAGPLRNVQADMADWGIRDQVAARRAIRREVPDTPLWVIGHSLGAMLLPNQPELDDVVRVIGVASGIVHHNDHPWPYRAVALNFWFTLGPLATLLWGYLPGKALRMGEDLPAGVFWQWRRWCTSREFYTADLGPRLPAPDWTSNATVRLHAFTDDDLIPPAQTARLARVYGVEPVVIDPKTHGLGNVGHVGAFSRKNRAIWPVLLEG comes from the coding sequence ATGCTTGACGCAAACCCTGTGCAACGGCCGGTGATGGAACGGTCGCTGGCCTTCAAGACTGAAGACGGCGCAGAGTTGGTTGGGCGTTTGTACCGGCCAAGCCAACGGCCCTTTGCAGCCGTTGTTCTGAACAGCGCGACCGGTGTGCCACAGACGTTCTACACCCACTTTGCACGCTGGCTGGCGGCTGAACGGGGCATGGCTGTGCTGACCTACGACTATCGGGGCATGGGCCGATCATTTGCGGGCCCGTTGCGAAATGTGCAGGCGGATATGGCGGATTGGGGGATCCGCGATCAGGTGGCCGCCCGCCGGGCGATTCGGCGCGAGGTGCCAGACACGCCGCTCTGGGTCATAGGGCATTCGCTGGGCGCGATGTTGCTGCCGAACCAGCCAGAACTGGATGATGTTGTGCGCGTGATTGGCGTGGCCTCCGGTATCGTTCATCACAACGATCACCCATGGCCCTATCGTGCGGTGGCGCTGAATTTCTGGTTCACGCTTGGCCCGCTGGCGACGCTGCTGTGGGGCTATCTGCCCGGCAAAGCGCTTCGGATGGGTGAAGACTTGCCCGCTGGTGTGTTCTGGCAATGGCGCAGATGGTGCACGTCGCGGGAGTTCTACACAGCCGATCTTGGACCTCGGTTACCGGCACCCGATTGGACCAGCAATGCAACCGTCCGGCTACACGCATTCACTGATGACGACCTGATCCCACCCGCCCAAACGGCGCGATTGGCGCGGGTATATGGGGTCGAGCCTGTGGTGATTGATCCCAAGACGCATGGTTTGGGCAATGTCGGGCATGTCGGCGCGTTTTCTCGGAAGAACAGGGCGATTTGGCCAGTGTTGCTTGAAGGGTAG
- a CDS encoding TetR/AcrR family transcriptional regulator has translation MTDRPLPTKDRLILSAATLFRTRGYHGVGLADLLAYAKAPKGSLYHHFPNGKSDLAMAAATWASDEMLRLIAASFDGADTFKDGATTLCYKLAKLFDITGWDTCPIAATLFEGPDNEDFRAHANHIYEGWITEVHDHAARLGLSTEDAQAKSEHLFMLIQGGWTLARARRNSDVIRQMTDRL, from the coding sequence ATGACCGACCGCCCCCTGCCCACCAAGGACCGACTGATCCTGTCCGCTGCCACGCTTTTTCGCACGCGGGGCTATCACGGCGTGGGTCTTGCCGACCTTTTGGCCTATGCGAAAGCGCCCAAGGGGTCGCTTTATCACCACTTTCCGAACGGGAAATCCGACCTTGCCATGGCGGCGGCCACATGGGCCTCGGACGAGATGCTGCGCCTGATCGCCGCCAGCTTTGACGGGGCGGATACGTTCAAGGACGGGGCCACCACCCTGTGCTACAAGCTGGCCAAACTGTTCGACATTACGGGCTGGGACACGTGCCCGATTGCAGCCACCCTGTTTGAAGGGCCGGACAACGAGGACTTCCGCGCGCATGCCAACCACATCTACGAAGGATGGATCACCGAAGTGCATGACCACGCCGCCCGATTGGGACTGTCAACCGAGGACGCGCAGGCCAAGTCGGAACACCTGTTCATGCTGATCCAGGGCGGCTGGACCCTGGCCCGCGCCCGGCGCAATTCGGACGTGATCCGGCAAATGACTGACCGCCTGTGA
- a CDS encoding DNA polymerase III subunit gamma/tau has product MSEETQNYQVLARKYRPETFVDLVGQDAMVRTLKNAFAADRIAQAFVMTGIRGTGKTTTARIIAKGMNCIGPDGNGGPTTDPCGVCEHCTAIMEGRHVDVLEMDAASNTSVNDIREIIDSVHYRAASARYKIYIIDEVHMLSNSAFNALLKTLEEPPAHVKFIFATTEIRKVPVTVLSRCQRFDLRRIEPEVMIALLRKIATAEGAEIADDALALITRAAEGSARDATSLLDQAISHGAGETTADQVRAMLGLADRGRVLDLFDMILKGDAAGALTELGAQYADGADPMAVLRDLAEITHWTSVVKITPEAADDPTISPDERSRGLQMAEALPMRVLTRLWQMLLKALDEVAGAPNAMMAAEMAVIRLTHVADLPSPEDLVKKLQNATPPPAAPAPSAPAGGSTGTQAVHQARTRMVSNPNAAGQTTALAQDPERALARYPTFDHVIELIRANRDVKLLVEVETTLRLAAYQPGRIEFEPTENAPRDLAQRLGARLQTWTGNRWGVSVVSEGGAKTIAEMRDAADLELKSKAEAHPLVQAVMAQFPKAKITAIRTPEEIAQEAHIEALPEVDDEWDPFEED; this is encoded by the coding sequence ATGTCAGAAGAGACCCAGAACTATCAGGTGTTGGCCCGCAAGTACCGGCCCGAAACCTTTGTCGACCTCGTGGGTCAGGACGCGATGGTGCGCACGCTGAAAAACGCGTTTGCGGCGGATCGGATCGCGCAAGCCTTTGTCATGACTGGGATTCGCGGGACGGGCAAGACGACCACCGCGCGGATCATCGCGAAGGGGATGAACTGCATCGGCCCAGACGGGAACGGCGGCCCAACGACCGATCCCTGTGGCGTATGCGAACATTGCACAGCCATCATGGAGGGGCGTCACGTCGATGTGCTTGAGATGGACGCCGCCTCGAACACGTCCGTCAATGACATCCGAGAGATCATCGACAGCGTGCACTACCGCGCGGCGTCGGCCCGGTACAAGATCTACATCATCGACGAGGTGCACATGCTGTCCAACAGCGCGTTCAACGCGCTGCTGAAGACGCTGGAAGAGCCACCCGCGCACGTCAAATTCATCTTTGCCACGACCGAAATCCGCAAAGTCCCCGTCACGGTCCTGTCCCGCTGCCAGCGCTTCGACCTGCGCAGGATCGAACCGGAAGTGATGATCGCCCTTCTGCGCAAGATCGCGACGGCCGAAGGGGCAGAGATTGCGGATGATGCGCTGGCCCTGATCACCCGCGCGGCGGAAGGGTCGGCGCGGGATGCAACGTCTCTGCTGGATCAGGCAATATCGCATGGTGCGGGGGAAACGACCGCAGACCAGGTGCGCGCGATGCTGGGACTGGCCGATCGGGGTCGCGTGCTGGACCTGTTCGACATGATCCTCAAGGGCGATGCCGCGGGCGCGCTGACCGAGCTTGGCGCGCAATATGCCGACGGGGCCGACCCCATGGCCGTGCTGCGCGATCTGGCGGAAATCACGCACTGGACATCCGTGGTCAAGATCACGCCCGAAGCCGCGGATGACCCCACCATATCGCCCGACGAACGCAGTCGCGGCCTGCAAATGGCCGAGGCCCTGCCGATGCGGGTGCTGACCCGGCTGTGGCAGATGCTGCTCAAGGCGCTGGACGAGGTGGCGGGCGCGCCCAACGCGATGATGGCCGCCGAGATGGCCGTGATCCGGCTGACCCATGTGGCGGACCTGCCCAGCCCGGAGGATTTGGTCAAAAAGCTGCAGAACGCAACGCCTCCGCCCGCGGCGCCCGCACCATCCGCCCCGGCGGGCGGCAGCACCGGCACGCAGGCGGTGCATCAGGCGCGGACGCGCATGGTGTCCAACCCGAATGCGGCTGGGCAAACGACCGCACTGGCTCAGGACCCGGAGAGGGCGCTGGCCCGTTACCCGACCTTTGATCATGTCATTGAACTGATCCGCGCAAACCGCGATGTGAAACTGCTGGTCGAGGTTGAGACGACCTTGCGTCTGGCCGCTTACCAGCCCGGTCGGATCGAGTTTGAGCCGACAGAGAATGCTCCGCGGGATCTGGCGCAGCGTTTGGGCGCGCGCTTGCAGACGTGGACGGGCAACCGCTGGGGTGTTTCGGTGGTGAGCGAGGGCGGCGCCAAGACCATTGCCGAAATGCGCGATGCCGCCGATCTGGAACTGAAGTCCAAGGCAGAGGCGCACCCGCTGGTCCAAGCCGTCATGGCCCAGTTCCCGAAGGCCAAGATCACCGCGATCCGCACCCCCGAAGAGATCGCACAAGAGGCGCATATCGAAGCGTTGCCGGAAGTGGATGACGAGTGGGATCCCTTTGAAGAAGACTGA
- a CDS encoding RidA family protein, which yields MKKTEPRAIVPDDMRDLVRDWRMSPALVSGDHVFLTGFNGCPVDGPPPADPVAQMRVAFDTVTDVLAADGLDWSSVVDMTSFHVGLRDHLEDFKAIRAEYVRQPYPAWTAIEVAGFAADGVIVELKIVARLPGRAT from the coding sequence TTGAAGAAGACTGAGCCACGCGCCATCGTGCCGGACGACATGCGGGATCTGGTGCGCGATTGGCGCATGTCCCCTGCGCTGGTGTCCGGCGATCATGTTTTTCTGACGGGCTTCAACGGCTGCCCAGTGGACGGCCCGCCGCCTGCCGATCCGGTCGCGCAGATGCGCGTGGCCTTTGACACGGTGACCGACGTTCTGGCTGCGGATGGTCTGGACTGGAGCAGCGTGGTGGACATGACCAGTTTTCACGTGGGCCTGCGGGACCACCTTGAGGATTTCAAAGCGATCCGTGCCGAATATGTCCGACAGCCCTACCCCGCGTGGACGGCGATTGAGGTCGCCGGATTTGCCGCGGACGGCGTCATTGTCGAACTGAAAATCGTGGCCCGCCTGCCCGGACGCGCCACATGA
- a CDS encoding YbaB/EbfC family nucleoid-associated protein, with amino-acid sequence MLKGLGGLGDMAGMMKKAQEMQTKMAEMQDELHNVTVTGESGAGLVKATATAKGELTALDIDPSIFNGDDKEVVEDLILAAIKDAQAKAQERAQEEMSKLTEGLGLPPGMKLPF; translated from the coding sequence ATGCTCAAGGGACTTGGCGGGCTCGGCGATATGGCCGGGATGATGAAAAAAGCCCAGGAAATGCAGACCAAAATGGCCGAGATGCAGGATGAGCTGCACAATGTCACGGTCACGGGCGAAAGTGGTGCGGGGCTGGTCAAGGCCACGGCGACAGCCAAGGGCGAGTTGACCGCGCTCGACATTGATCCGTCGATCTTCAATGGCGATGACAAGGAAGTGGTCGAGGACCTGATCCTTGCCGCGATCAAGGACGCGCAGGCCAAGGCACAGGAACGTGCGCAGGAAGAGATGAGCAAGCTGACCGAAGGGCTGGGCCTGCCACCGGGAATGAAGCTGCCGTTCTGA
- the recR gene encoding recombination mediator RecR gives MSSTRDIDNLIEMMAKLPGLGPRSARRAVLHLIRKRALLLTPLADAMQTVAVTARECLNCGNVGTSDICDICSSEKRANSELCVVEDVADLWAMERAGVFKGRYHVLGGTLSALDAIGPDELRIPRLIDRVQTENINEVILALNATIDGQTTAHYIADQLDGQVKLTSLAQGVPIGGELDYLDDGTITAALRARKAL, from the coding sequence ATGAGCAGTACCCGCGATATAGACAACCTGATCGAAATGATGGCGAAGCTGCCGGGGCTTGGGCCGCGGTCCGCGCGCCGTGCCGTGCTGCACTTGATCCGCAAGCGTGCGCTGCTGCTGACCCCGCTGGCCGACGCGATGCAAACCGTGGCGGTCACGGCGCGCGAATGCCTGAATTGCGGCAATGTGGGCACCAGTGACATCTGCGACATCTGCTCGTCAGAAAAGCGTGCCAATTCAGAGCTTTGCGTGGTGGAGGATGTCGCCGATCTGTGGGCGATGGAACGGGCTGGCGTGTTCAAGGGGCGCTATCATGTGCTGGGTGGAACCCTGTCGGCCCTAGACGCCATCGGCCCGGACGAGCTGCGAATCCCACGCCTGATTGACCGGGTGCAGACAGAGAATATCAACGAGGTCATCCTGGCCCTGAACGCCACCATCGACGGGCAGACAACGGCGCATTACATCGCCGATCAGCTGGACGGTCAGGTCAAGTTGACGTCGCTGGCGCAGGGTGTGCCCATCGGGGGCGAGTTGGATTATCTGGACGACGGGACGATCACGGCGGCGCTGCGGGCGCGCAAGGCGTTGTGA
- the ltaE gene encoding low-specificity L-threonine aldolase: MNQYAAMSTKPTAQIICDLRSDTVTRPDAAMRKAMAEAEVGDDVFGDDPTVNRLESTLAERLGKDAGLFLSSGTQSNFVGLLAHCARGEEIVTGRAYHIHKYEAKGASVLGGIAFEPLDVADDGALEAKAIAAAVKDDDPHMPVTRLLGLENTHNGMAIPLTRLGDAVQAGRDAGLAVHLDGARYFNAVAALNCPERALADMFDSISICLSKGLGTPVGSVLVGPRDLIARARRWRKMLGGGMRQAGVLAAAGLYALDQNISRLCDDHTRATALADVLREYGDVQHATNMIFFTPPGGVTADLPQHMAAHGVQLTGATGTTRLVLHKDVTDDGLHAAIDGFRSFFGG; the protein is encoded by the coding sequence ATGAACCAATATGCTGCCATGTCGACCAAACCAACCGCGCAGATCATCTGCGACCTGCGCAGCGACACCGTCACGCGCCCGGACGCTGCCATGCGCAAGGCCATGGCCGAGGCCGAGGTCGGCGATGACGTCTTTGGCGATGATCCCACGGTCAACCGGCTCGAATCCACACTCGCCGAACGGCTGGGTAAGGACGCGGGGCTGTTCCTTTCCTCAGGCACGCAAAGCAATTTCGTGGGCCTGCTCGCCCATTGCGCGCGGGGCGAAGAGATCGTCACGGGCCGCGCCTACCACATTCACAAGTATGAGGCCAAAGGCGCCTCCGTTTTGGGTGGTATCGCGTTCGAACCGCTGGACGTGGCCGATGACGGCGCCCTTGAGGCGAAAGCGATCGCGGCAGCGGTCAAGGACGACGACCCGCACATGCCTGTCACCCGGCTTCTGGGCCTGGAAAACACCCACAACGGCATGGCGATCCCGCTCACCCGTTTGGGCGACGCGGTGCAGGCCGGACGCGACGCGGGCCTCGCCGTCCATCTGGACGGCGCGCGCTATTTCAACGCAGTGGCCGCGCTGAACTGCCCGGAAAGGGCATTGGCGGACATGTTCGACAGCATTTCGATCTGCCTGTCCAAAGGGCTTGGCACGCCGGTCGGATCCGTTCTGGTAGGTCCCCGCGATCTGATCGCGCGTGCCCGCCGCTGGCGCAAGATGCTGGGGGGCGGGATGCGGCAGGCCGGTGTTCTGGCCGCGGCAGGCCTGTATGCGCTCGACCAGAACATCTCGCGTCTGTGCGACGACCACACGCGCGCCACGGCACTGGCGGATGTGTTGCGTGAGTACGGCGATGTGCAGCACGCAACCAACATGATCTTCTTCACCCCGCCCGGCGGCGTGACCGCAGACCTGCCTCAGCACATGGCCGCCCACGGCGTGCAACTGACCGGGGCCACCGGAACCACTCGGTTGGTGCTGCACAAGGATGTCACCGACGACGGGCTGCACGCCGCCATCGACGGGTTTCGCAGCTTTTTTGGCGGTTAG